ACAAGTATTTTCCATTACTGGTCAAAATAAAACCTGTAGTTTTTAATGATTTGATGCAAAAGAGTCACTGAGTCATTTTATTGATTCCTTCTGCTGATTCTTCTTTGTCTCTGAGCTgctctatacatatatatgttatTGCTGGATGTTGATGCCCTGTGTTAGTCTTTTATCAGTGACTGTGAAACATTCGTACATATTCACAGGAGCTTTAGACgttattctgtttctctgttttcatgATTAATTCAGTGAATGCTAAGGCAACAGGCAACGCCTCAAAACAACAGTGAGCCCACCTCCTCTGTTTTACAACATAATATCTTCAGCTCAATCCAGAAAGACTCCCTCTGGTTCACATCCATTACTATCAATGTCACTTGGACTGCTTATCTAAGACCGAGTGGTGGAAGAAGAGCATGAAGCTTGACATACACAAATGACACCTTGAAAATCTATGTGGTGTAATGGCCTTCTGGTCATATCAAGTGTAGTTtcttaaaataagtgaaatgatCAGCATTAAttctcaaaacaagctcagtcACCAGTTGATGAATTCAGCATGTAGGAATCGTGAATaattgtttaataaaaaaaacaaactttcatGGCTACATTAAGTAGATTTAACATGTCCTCATCTGTCATAATCTTTATGTAGTTGGGTGTCATTGTGGAAGTTATTACTATGTAACACACAGAAGTGTAGTGATGGAAGTCGACCAGAAGAGGGCAGGTCTAATCTAGACTTGCTGGTTTGAAATGAGTTTTGCTTTATAGGAAGGTGAATCGAGACACTGAGCagtgaaaacattcaaatgtgagAGTGCAGATTTATCTTGTTATTCACAGATGTTCTGGCCCTGATTCTGAAATGTCATTCATTCTTTTAAAGAggctctgaaaaaaatgttgttcTGTAGTTACATATTCATTCAGCACAGATTCGACTGTTGTGTCTACAAGCTTTTGAGGCATTACTACAAATCTACAGCTGGTTGTTAAAGTAGAAGAAAACTCTACACACAAATTGGCCTACTGTGTAGAAATGTCCTACGACAGCACAACAGTGTAGAAAAATAACTCCCTAAATATTTCAATATGATCATTACACAGTCTAAGTGAACTTATCAgaaaaaaactgcttaaaattATAGGTAATACATTTTGTTCTATGTCAGATTTAAATAGTCTAATAAGAACATTAAGCTGAGTCTCTGTACAACACGTGAAGTAGGAATGAAATGACATAAAAATCGAATGAAATTCAAATCAAAGATTTAAATTAAATCACAGGTTAAATGGATTTTGGGCATTTATGGTTTAAGAATTATGAACATCAGAATTTCTATGAGTATAATCACATAAACACCACATTGACAAAGTGAAGGTAGCacagaataaaacaacacaaccaATTACAACAGATGTCTatcaaaaaaaagtaaagctgcattcctctgttcttctgacagatccactgacaaatgtaggaggagtctttacatgcttgaacagtaggaccacatctctcctcattatctgaacactggaaccaccatgatgtttctgtgctctctgactgtctttatgaTTATGATAGGTAAGTGTAGATAACCACATTTTTatcagaaatacattttttgtttcttcttatTGACTTTGTGGTGAGGTGTATGTGTATAGTAAGTTTAGTTGAGTGGAAAAACATCTAATAAATTCTACACCATTTTTGTGATctttatttcttcacagtgaactgtgtttcacagtcaatagaaccactggagaacaaaaTTCATGCTcttgaagatgagacagttactctctcctgcaggTATGGATCTAGTGCTACTGACAACTATCTGTactggtatcgtcagtatcctggatccagaccagagtatttactgatgaTATATACAGCATTAAAAGCTGTGAGCCATGCAACTCCACCTTTCCCACGACTGAATGctacagaaaataacaaaacagtgaatctgatcatctcctctgctgcagtatcagactctgcactctactactgcgccctgaagcccacagtgacaggaaacccagctacactgtacaaaaatatttcacatgCAGAATCACATTTGTTTCACAAGGGGGAGCTGTTTGTCTTCATCTCACTGAAGATCATTTCTCTTTGTGAAGGTTTACAAATGTTTACCTGCCCTGAGTTTAATCAGTGGGTACATACAATAACATTTCTAGAATCATAGCCTGACATTAATttgtttggtaacactttatttgaaggttaTCTACGTAGGGACcacataacacattaataagCACTGAATAGCATATTTATGAAGCAATATTGGAGTACATATGACCAGCTCAtgccagtaaaaacaaaatagcATGAAATGCTCCATTACTTTCAAAAGAGGATTCTTAACACTCTACAGAGTTTTGTCCATCTGTCACTCTGCATACTTCATTAGCACCCTTTTACCCTGTACTTCAACTGTTACTacccccacaagaccaccacagagcacgTATTATTCAGTGGAtggtcattctcaacactgcagcgACACTGATCTGTTGGTCTTGTGTTAGTTTTTGATGTGtttgtatgagtggatcagacacagcagagctgctggagtctttaaacacctcagtgtcactgctggacttagAATTgtccaccaagcaaaaatatccagccagcagtgtcctgtgggcagtgtcctatgaccactgattagactagactagactagagcatgaccaacacaaactgtgcagcaatagaTGCTCTATTgcctctgattttacatctaaaAGGTCAATCAATAAAGGAGTATTCGCAGGATGCAGGATCACTTTGGTTTTAAAAGGGGGAGCTGTTTGTGTTCATCTTCCAGAAGGTCATGTCTCTCTGTTAAGGCTTACAAATGTTTGTGTCCTGAGTTTAATCCGTGGGTACATACAAGGACATTTCTAGAACCACAGCCTGATATTATTTTGTTagttaacactttatttgaagtttaCCCACATAAGGAACACATagcacatgcataagcactgtATTTATGAAGCAGTATTGGAGTACATAAGTACATATGGCCAGCTCATGCAAGTAACCACAAGATAACATAAAATGCTCTATAAAGTAAATGACATTGCATTGACATAAGGGACCTTACActaaagttaagaacatttattctatttataacactgttatgaagcccCATTAACACATAATGGAATTTAGATTGTTGACAGTAGTTCTACATAACCTCACATTAGTTAAAGTACAAAACCCATATGttaataaaatgtgatttgCTTCAGTTCATGGTATCTTGTGATTGTTGGCATAAGCTGTCATAAATACTAAATGATTGCCTTAGAAATGGAAacattttctatgaatgttaTGTCTATAAGAACTtatgaacacattcataatACATTCTCAGTGTTTTCACACttagtttgttttaaaagaaccGATCcgagttctgttaaagtgaacctgGAAGGGAACCAACTGCAAACGGCCTGagttctttttgtgttcacaatGTAAGTGAAATATAAAGAGAACTCAGTTTTCTTCCTGGTCCTTTGAGAGCTCAGATCACTTCTCGTTCAGACCACAATTCCATTAGAACTCGGACCCTTTTCACAGCACTCACGGTGTGCAAAGCACTCGCCAAGTGGTCAGCATTCCCTGATAAATCCAACCTATCAGGTGATGAGAAGAACCACCAGACCTGATTGCTGCTCTCCTATTGGCCACACTGAAATGATTGGCTGAAGTGCATTGtgcaaaattggaaaaatggcCCTGCGGGTCTGCCGTGGTGGGCTCCTTTTACAGCTGTGCTCCTCACTGAAGCTCCACCCGGCGAATTTTGATTCAGCGTTCAGTGTGAAAGCAGTTGAAAACGGCGTTGTGTGCCCAGCTTGAGCCTTTAACGTGGTAAAATCACGCAAACTCTCACATCTTATCGCAGATCATGGACAGACTTTATCCTGAATAGAAACTTATAGATGATCCTTGGTctgttttacctgctgaagtgctgaaACAGTCCAAGTGTAAAAACGCCCTATAATAacttcataaggcatcataaacaggactataaatatttgcaaaaaatacattacatattagagccatgtttataatgcattatgaatcGTTAACATAATTCATATACGTATAGCCATATGAGAATACTCCAACAACCAACAATATTCAGCCAAAAGTGTCCTGTAGGcagagtcctgtgaccactgatcgaggactacaggatgaccaacacaaactatgcagcagcagatgagctatcgtcacTGACTTCACATCTGCAAGATGAACCAACAAAATAtcagtgtctaatagagtggacagtgagtggacacagtgtttaaaaactccagcagtactgctgtgtctgatccacttgtaccagcacaacttGTACCAGTGCAGATACATTGGTATAggttttaatgttttggctcatgagtgtatatttaacagaaaaatacatataataacTAGTCATCAACCAAATACAGCGTATTGCTAGTATTTATTCTGTCCACATTTTGCTGATATTAAAGCTTCCATGCTTCTGTGGATACTtgctttcacttattttccaaaggttcagtcttagaagtcggttACATTATGTGTTTCTTTTGACCCAAGAAATCCCAAAAGCATtcatgatgttgaggtctggactctggagtggacGGCCTGTAATTGTATGAAAACCAGTAGTTTTCTCTGGATTTAAAagcccaattccagtgaagttaaatataaataaaaacagaatatgatgatttgcaaattcttttcaacctatattcaattgaatacacaacaaagacaagatatttaatatttaaatggataaactatcattttttgcaaatattcactcattttgaattttgccTGCAACAGTagttgatgtaacacagtggtaaacatgcccctgtcccaacttctttggaacaggggcatgtttaccactgtgttacatcacctttccttttaacaacactcaataagtgtttgggaactgaggacactaattgttgaagctttgtaggtggaattctttcccattcttcctTGATGTACATCTTCAGTTGCAAATATCTAATCTGAATCACACTTTAAACGTATCTTGGGCATTCATAGCTTACATATCAttgtcggaaacaaaaccttgtatctccatttttgtcaattttcagttttagacCTTATTTGAAAACACCAATTGTCCTTTCCATTGTagatttcatgaagaatggaacaaaagaaacagctcaaaattacTCTGGGAAAAAAACTGGTTcagtgacttacattaaaactaaagtaggtttttttcttctcatgtaaaatgactattttggaggttttggtctgacaacagtgatataataTACATAAGAATTTCTATGACTATAATCACATAAACACCATGATAACAAAATGAAGGTGGCAAAGAGTGGCACAATTACAACTGATGACcattaaaaatcagaaaaactGCATTCCTCTGTTTTTCTAACAGATCCACTGAAAAATGTGCACACTgaaaccaccatgatgtttctctgctctctgactgtcttcatCATCATGCTAAGTAAGTGTAATTGACCAGACTTCAATCAGTGaaattcatatttacattttatattatcaACTAGTTTGgtgatgtgtatgtgtatggaACGTCTAGTTCATCTCTTCAAATTCTTAAAAattcttaaaaacatttttgtgatcTCTATTTCTTCACAGACagctgtgtttcacagtcaatagCACCACTGGATGACAAAGTATTGATTCATGCTCatgaagatgagacagttactctctcctgcaagtATAATTCTAGTGGCACTGGGAACTACCTGCACTGGTaccgtcagtatcctggatccagaccagagtatttactgatgTTCATTTCAGTGACAAAAACTGTGAGCCATGCAACTCCACCTTTCCCACGACTGAATGCTACGGAACAGGGCAAAACAGTAGAtctgatcatctcctctgctgcagtatcagactctgcactctactactgcgccctgcagcccacagtgacaggaaacccagctacactgtacaaaaaactCACTGCAGGATGATGCTTAGAATTTTTCAGAGTTTAAAACAcgtttcagacttttaactgagcTGGACATTGGagtaaaatccttttgcttaaAGTTACACTATATatcaataatgctaattttcgGAAAAGAATCGTTCAATATGTCACTACCAAACCAGTCATAACACTGCCATGACTGTTTACTGACTAGTGAATTCAGCTCTGAACAGCTGCTCacataatatcataatatttttaattaaaacacaaaacagaacatgtgtttcaGTAGTCACAATTCTTCATCTTCCACCCTGATTTTCAGAcgttgggacacatttacttcaaaacaaaggAATCTAATGGCTCAgcatgtggtcatgagggacagggatgcagtctcacttcctgatctaaaatgcaggggtgtggctaaaacaaggctcCACCCATGACCCAAAATTCTTTGTGTTTCCGTAGTGACATGCAAACATGAAACAgcatttttggaatttttttgtttacttaaaaatgaaacataaaaaagaaactgaaaagaaaTAGACATTGAAATAATTCTAAACAAATGACTTGCAGAAAATTTcctttaaatgatcatttttatatgatcgtccaaaaaaaacaactttacaaaAGAAGACAAACATTCCTGCACATTTATTGCATCTTCTTAAAGTTGCCACTGTCTCACTTCATTGGGCGGAAGGtagaaaacaccctggacaggttagcagtccatcacaaggctggtctgaatatttacatattatttgaATAGTttactgtttgtctgtttgttatTGTAGGACTGTAGTTTAATTCAGTCAACAAGTCCATATAAATACACATCCACTGATTTTCTGAAGGGAGCCCAGATTACATCTGttacattttttgtacattttttgccTCTTATTTGTATTAGAGTTGGAACTTCTGTGAGTTTAATCACATGTTTCAGATTAGAGAACTGTGTTATTCTCCTCCTCTATGTCCTCTATGATCCACTGataaatgtaggaggagtctttacatgcttgaacagtagcatcacatctctcctcattatctgaacactggaaccaccatgatgtttctgtgctctctgactgtctttatcaTTATGATAGGTATGTGTTATTAACTCCATTCATTACtatgtgaaatacatttttctgctttctgcttttagCTTTGTGattatttgtgtgttattgtagtgtttagctattttttaaaaatagtacataatacattttgtgaaaaagaaaatggatgCAGAATTGGTGGGACTTTATATTTCTTCACAGAGAGCTGTGTGTCACAGTCAATATCTCCACTGGAGAACAAAGTGCTGGTTCATGCTCTTGAAGATaagacagttactctctcctgcaagtATGAATACAGTGGCGATGTGAACAGtctgcagtggtatcgtcagtatcctggatccagaccagagtatttactgatgaTAATTCCAACAACAAAAGCTGTGAGCCATGCAACCCCACCTTTCCCACGACTGAATGCTACAGAACATAACAAAACAGTGGAtctgatcatctcctctgctgaagtatcagactctgcactctactactgcgccctgcagcccacagtgacaggaaacccagctacactgtacaaaaacattttgcatcACTCATGCAGAGTCACATTTGTTGGGGAAGCTGTTTGTCTTCATCTCATACATAGGGActacataacacatgcataagcactgaatatcATGTTAATAAAGCAATATTTGAGTACTTATGATATTAGCTCATGTCTGCTAATATTTGCAAGATGACACAAGATGTTCTATAAAGTAaatggcactgcattaacatAAGGAACCTTAAACTAAAGTCAAagacatttgttccatttattaCTTTTATGAAGCCTCATTCACAAGTAATGGAACTTAGAAGGAAGGTCTAGTTTAGAAGTTTATGTCAGTTCTACATAGTCTCACATAagttaaaatacaaaacactcatgttaataaaatgacatttactTCAGCTCATGGTATCTTGTGATTATTGGCAT
This window of the Pygocentrus nattereri isolate fPygNat1 chromosome 2, fPygNat1.pri, whole genome shotgun sequence genome carries:
- the LOC119264939 gene encoding uncharacterized protein LOC119264939, producing the protein MLLFFSVFMAVSSFGETADIIKQNQTSMLLSEGSNATLSCTYDGYVNSLHWYQQKPGSRPEFLLLIMESNRHITKAETLDDYSTSNVNRLYWYRQYPSSELDYLLYIFESWSLSDPLLPGFSAKVQNKRVDLLISSAKSSDSALNYCALEPTLKYDVRKDFYEYNHKHHFIKGMDLVLLGIICTGIVSILDPDQSMDLVLLTTICTGIVSILDPDQNPLKNVHTETTMMFLCSLTVFIIMLNSCVSQSIAPLDDKVLIHAHEDETVTLSCKYNSSGTGNYLHWYRQYPGSRPECSLTVFIIMIESCVSQSISPLENKVLVHALEDKTVTLSCKYEYSGDVNSLQWYRQYPGSRPEYLLMIIPTTKAVSHATPPFPRLNATEHNKTVDLIISSAEVSDSALYYCALQPTVTGNPATLYKNILHHSCRVTFVGEAVCLHLIHRDYITHA